A region from the Aphis gossypii isolate Hap1 chromosome 1, ASM2018417v2, whole genome shotgun sequence genome encodes:
- the LOC114130483 gene encoding xylosyl- and glucuronyltransferase LARGE1-like, whose translation MEKELRLLRRQLSMTQNHLLAAMKTSLFPVSPTDSPQILPETPAPCSSQKITDTVDKCEVIEVGIVCAGYNSTRSVVTLIKSILFYRKNPLRFHFVVDVISRKILKTLFDTWKIPQLEIEFYPAEKIIADVSWINNKHYSGVYGLMKLCLTQVFPDTLKQVLVLDTDITFATDIAQLWSMLKRFKKEQALGLVENQSDWYLGKLWKKHKPWPALGRGYNTGVILMDLRKLRLIGWNGLWRSVAVKTLVTHYWTSLADQDIFNTIIKERPELLYPMPCQWNVQLSDNTRSELCYAEVIELKIIHWNSPKKLKVKNKHVEFFRNLYLTFLEYDGNLLQRELFGCNYSSTTQDVLEISEDDLCYEFRRAGMASLRTHLYFLDFDYQSSPDECDITLVAQLSMDRLQMVEMLCEYWDGPISLSLYMSDAEAQQFLSYAQNSEVLRNRKNIGYHVVYKEGDFYPINLLRNVALENVVTPYVFLSDIDFLPMSGLYSYLKKYIFIMNIKSSDKALVVPAFETQRYRTAFPQTKADILRMLDDGALFSFRYHVWPKGHAATNYAKWKGSTVPYKVSWEPDYEPYVVVRSDVPKYDTRFVGFGWNKVSHIMELEARGYTFIVLPNAFIIHMPHAPSFDIAKFRGSSQYRRCLKILKNEFIEDLRVRYSKRLNHTES comes from the exons ATGGAAAAAGAGCTGAGATTATTGAGAAGGCAGCTTAGTATGAcacaaaatcatttattagctGCAATGAAGACGTCACTGTTTCCGGTTTCGCCAACAGATTCACCACAGATATTACCAGAGACTCCTGCGCCTTGTTCCTCTCAaaag ATAACAGACACGGTAGATAAATGCGAAGTGATTGAAGTTGGAATCGTATGTGCTGGTTATAATTCTACTCGTTCAGTAGTAACACTaatcaaatcaatattattttaccgtaAAAATCCACTTAGATTTCATTTTGTCGTAGATGTTATATcgagaaaaattttaaaaactttgttCGATACTTGGAAAATACCCCaat tggaaatagaattttatccagctgaaaaaataatagccgATGTTTCTtggataaacaataaacattattctGGAGTTTATGGTTTGATGAAACTATGTTTAACTCAAGTATTCCCAGACACCTTGAAACAGGTCTTAGTTTTGGATACAGATATTACTTTTGCAACAGATATAGCTCAGTTGTGGTCCATGTTAAAACGCTTTAAAAAAGAACAA gcgTTAGGATTAGTCGAAAATCAAAGCGATTGGTATCTCGGCAAACTGTGGAAAAAACATAAGCCATGGCCTGCGCTCGGACGAGG CTACAATACGGGTGTGATACTGATGGACTTACGGAAATTACGTTTAATTGGCTGGAACGGATTATGGAGATCCGTGGCAGTAAAAACTCTGGTGACACATTACTGGACCAGTCTGGCAGATcaagacatttttaatacgatTATTAAAGAACGACCGGAACTCTTGTACCCCATGCCATGTCAATGGAATGTACAACTCAGTGACAACACTAGAAGCGAACTGTGTTACGCCGAAGTTATCGAGTTAAAG ATAATTCATTGGAATTCGccaaaaaaacttaaagtgaaaaacaaacatgttgaattttttcgaaatttaTACCTTACATTCTTGGAGTATGATGGAAATTTGCTTCAAAGAGAACTTTTTGGTTGTAATTATTCATCCACAACTCAAGATGTACTAGAA ataagcGAAGATGATTTGTGTTACGAGTTTAGAAGAGCCGGCATGGCTAGTTTAAGaactcatttatattttttggattttgaTTACCAGTCATCGCCAGACGAATGCGACATTACACTTGTTGCTCAGTTATCAATGGACAGACTTCAAATGGTTGAAATGTTATGCGAGTATTGggatg GTCCAATAAGTTTAAGTCTTTATATGTCTGATGCCGAAGCTCAGCAGTTTTTGAGCTACGCTCAAAATTCGGAAGTGCTAAGGAATCGAAAAAATATTGGATACCACGTAGTTTATAAAGAAGGG gaCTTTTATCCAATAAACTTATTGCGGAATGTTGCTTTGGAAAATGTTGTAACaccctatgtattcttatctGATATCGATTTCTTGCCAATGAGTGGCCTATACTCGTATctaaaaaagtacatttttataatgaacatTAAGTCTTCcgataaa gcGTTAGTCGTACCTGCTTTTGAAACTCAAAGATATCGAACTGCATTTCCACAAACTAAAGCAGATATACTGAGAATGTTGGACGACGGggctttattttcatttagatATCATGTGTGGCCTAAAGGACACGCGGCAACAAATTACGCTAAATGGAAAGGATCTACCGTTCCGTataaa gtatcaTGGGAACCAGATTATGAACCTTATGTAGTGGTACGTAGTGATGTTCCAAAATATGATACCAGATTTGTCGGTTTTGGTTGGAATAAAGTGTCACATATTATGGAACTTGAGGCTCGAGgatatacttttattgtacttccaaatgcatttataattcatatgcCTCACGCGCCGAGTTTCGATATTGCCAAATTTCGCGGGTCTTCTCAATATAGAAG ATGTTTGAAGATTCTTAAGAACGAGTTCATAGAAGATTTACGCGTACGATATTCAAAACGATTAAATCATACCGAgagttaa
- the LOC114130509 gene encoding protein mini spindles encodes MTAEEDTSYTKLPIEERCVHKLWKARISGYEEAIKLFGQLDEKAPEWNKFTGIVKKFVIDSNAVAQEKGLEATLVFVENSATAGRTVGDVMTGLITKCYGAPKAKTKDIAIQITLMFIEIEKQDIVIEELVKGMDHKFPKIVSTCIKAATQAIKEFGSKVLNIKPLLKKLQSILEDRDKSVRDEAKLLAIEIYSWIGPTPVKANLANLKPLQIQELETEFEKINGDKPRPTRFLRSQQEQAAKMEEVAAANGDTILEEGTDVVDDPEEHIDPVNILSQLSKDFYEKLEAKKWQERKEAIDMLEGILSKAPKLESGEYGDLVRALKKIITKDSNVIIVGIAAKCMAMLANGLKKRFETYASACIPALLEKFKEKKQNVVLPLRDAVDAIYLSMTLESIHEDILTAIDNKNPSVKAESVSFLTRCFSKCTPTILNKKYLKIFTTALIKTLNESDPTVRDNSAEALGTAWKVVSEKNILPFLSTVDAIKLAKIKEASERAVITAKPSIVRESKPAVVSSNFTEKKATATINKNTVIRRTRTAVNIPSKTVVNSKVKKPMSAPGGRKPIQSKSLPPIDTENEIGDDELEELALTFCSSEILNGMVDANWKTRLSNVQEFSQIIDQMESLTVSSQVLIKLLNKKPGIKDNNVQIQKLRLECLKKVIEKFPITSTGMNCCIQDVSSLLGDNKNGNLASQVLTSFAESTRLDLVCNAVLEYAFTVQKNPKVQIDALNWLSGAILEFGFIIEPKSVMQNVKKAVSASNPQVRLAVISLLGVMYLYMGPQLSLFFENEKPTLVQQINAEFEKHQGEAPPKPTRGKNMDGSTESIETASDEEKPAYEVNIRDIVPRVDITPQITDALISELSDKDWKVRSDALTKLQNIVNEAKFITSELGEARKALQDRISDSNARLGSNAINLVESISKAMGSSFKNYIKGYLPGVLNALGDPKTFKCQSARQCMNTWADVCGYREFFGGDILLDALKNNSVTLRSELWTWLAEKLPLIPSKSIPADELKCLLLVLYTSLEDRNASVRSASEKAVLGFMMHLGYASMYGACEKLKPMSVKFCREKLDKERPNLPVVPIEKPKVVKSGIPAGSSVKSGGSKIPPPKAAAKANKENVIPRVSTATGKKKEEIDNGPLFLRNNLKHQRDIDEHKLKSLKWNFTTPREEFVEQLREQMLTAGINKVLITNMFHSDFRYHLKAIETLSEDLNTADDGNGALISNLDLILKWMTLRFFDTNPSVLLKGLDYLQHIFDILMAQKYTLHDTEASSFVPYLVTKLGDPKDTVRSNVRAILKQIAFIFPNTKMFQYIMDGVKSKNSRQRSECLEHLATMIEDYGTSICQPSVAAACKEIAKSIGDRDNSVRTAALNCFVAAFFLHGEALFKFVGNISEKDMGLLRERLKRASKNRAVPVATVQPTIKMVIPPVQRVPETEDIVDDEYNSDEEEHNTTFNVSQESNHTSSPQRYSNDSPSRSASTLSYRTGSIPTTIEHSSALRMGLRRPVSEVYDEPQVTRYGLDEKFIKELEAEEISRPELKLKSYNWNTDQDEVKFRKIVQDHTQSLPDNISSSKPCVNVSPYSTATITKSPKTPPAPTPDPIQQLINQVTSQNIEISKTALTSLDKMLLRPDMRSKFLEGGKVLSLFYAIIKQFDILSESHDIDVTVGYKNIFNICLNLYKYQEFTLILNEQIVRDLLSKLLYLLSMKGPENSTDTQLFGRCVNSLIMNVLERSAHTPVTCALLAMLYDTVKCPQNSSNHYKELVMKCIWKIVKDFQEWGDELCYERVLAHIHRFLKEFDSKHWKKQPSDTPLRTCKTVLHTMVKIRSDKVLESLASPEFPKDSEMVVYIHKLLRHLNSEPRPESSKRKHRTPYDELSDIFQLIGQHENTDEGIQQLHRFKIKHPNIDIEPHISKTTKYFQDYIHRKLSAIEDNLKSCLVEPNGNNDNLKPITSMPMRKPESAAASEADGFMKRLQILKMKASREEAYCASNGECNGNNRLEEDSQDEDLPMLNTSRSPRK; translated from the exons ATGACTGCTGAAGAAGATACATCATATACAAAGTTGCCCATTGAGGAACGATGTGTACACAaa ttatggaAAGCCAGAATAAGTGGTTATGAAGaagctattaaattatttggacAATTGGATGAAAAAGCTCCTGAATGGAACAAATTTACaggaatagtaaaaaaatttgttattgacAGTAATGCAGTTGCACAAGAGAAAGGTCTTGAAGCTACATTAGTTTTTGTGGAAAATTCTGCTACTGCTGGACG gacGGTGGGTGATGTCATGACtggtttaataacaaaatgctATGGTGCACCAAAAGCAAAAACCAAGGATATTGctatacaaataacattaatgtttattgaaattgaaaagcAAGATATAGTAATAGAAGAATTGGTTAAAGGAATGGACCATAAATTTCCTAAGATTGTTTCAACATGTATTAAAGCTGCAACTCAGGCAATAAA agAATTTGgatcaaaagttttaaatattaagcctctattgaaaaaattacaatcaatTCTTGAAGATAGAGATAAAAGTGTTAGAGATGAAGCAAAATTGTTGGCCATAGAAATTTATTCCTGGATTGGGCCTACACCTGTTAAAGCTAATTTGGCTAATCTAAAACCtttacaa attcaAGAGTTGGAAacagaatttgaaaaaataaatggagATAAACCACGACCGACACGATTCTTACGTTCTCAACAAGAACAAGCTGCTAAAATGGAAGAAGTAGCTGCTGCCAATGGAG atACAATATTGGAAGAAGGCACTGATGTAGTTGATGATCCAGAAGAACATATTGATCCAGTTAACATACTTAGTCAACTCAGTAAAGACTTTTATGAAAAGCTTGAAGCAAAAAAATGGCAAGAACGAAAAGAAGCCATAGATATGCTTGAAGGAATATTGTCTAAAGCTCCTAAATTAGAAAGTGGAGAATATGGAGATTTGGTCAGAGCCTTAAAGAAA ATTATAACAAAAGattcaaatgttataatagttGGTATTGCTGCAAAGTGTATGGCAATGTTAGCTAATGGattaaaaaaacgatttgaGACTTATGCTTCTGCTTGTATACCAGCATTGttggaaaaatttaaagaaaaaaagcaaaatGTTGTATTGCCACTTCGAGATGCTGTTGATGCCATATATTTAagc atgacACTTGAATCTATTCATGAGGATATTTTGACTGCAATAGACAATAAAAATCCGTCAGTAAAAGCTGAAtcagtttcatttttaactcgatgcttttcaaaatgtactccaacaattttaaacaaaaaatatttaaaaattttcactacagcattaataaaaacattgaatgaatcag atcCAACCGTGCGAGATAATTCTGCTGAAGCTCTTGGTACAGCATGGAAGGTtgtatcagaaaaaaatattcttccaTTTTTGTCTACTGTTGATGCAATAAAACTTGCTAAA attaaagaAGCATCAGAAAGAGCTGTAATAACTGCAAAACCAAGTATTGTTAGAGAATCAAAACCTGCTGTTGTCTCATCTAATTTCACAGAGAAAAAAGCAACAGCtacaattaacaaaaatactgttattaGAAGAACTCGCACAGCTGTCAATATTCCTAGTAAAACTGTTGTCAACAGTAAGGTTAAAAAACCTATGAGTGCTcctg GAGGACGTAAACCTATACAATCGAAATCTCTTCCTCCGATTGACACTGAAAATGAAATTGGAGATGATGAATTAGAAGAACTGGCTTTGACATTTTGTTcttctgaaattttaaatggtatGGTTGATGCCAATTGGAAAACTCGTTTGTCTAATGTTCAAGAATTTTCTCAA attaTCGATCAAATGGAATCATTGACAGTTAGCAGTCaagtgttaataaaattgcTGAATAAGAAACCCGGTATTAAggataataatgtacaaatacaaaaattgagACTTGAGTGTTTGAAAAAAGTCATTGAAAAGTTTCCTATTACTAG tactgGTATGAATTGCTGTATTCAAGATGTTTCTTCCTTGTTGggtgataataaaaatggtaatCTGGCTAGTCAAGTATTGACTTCTTTCGCAGAATCGACTAGACTAGATCTGGTCTGTAATGCAGTGTTAGAATATGCATTTACTGTACAGAAAAACCCAAAAGTTCAGATTGATGCCCTTAATTGGCTTTCAGGTGCAATATTAGAGTTTGgttttat cattGAACCTAAATCTGTTAtgcaaaatgttaaaaaagctGTGAGTGCTTCTAATCCCCAAGTTCGTTTGGCTGTTATCTCTCTTCTGGGTGTTATGTATCTTTATATGGGACCTcagttaagtttattttttgaaaatgaaaaaccaACTTTAGTGCAACAAATAAATGCAGAATTTGAAAag cACCAAGGTGAAGCTCCACCAAAACCAACTCGTGGGAAAAATATGGACGGATCTACGGAATCTATAGAAACCGCGAGTGATGAAGAAAAACCTGCTTATGAAGTTAACATACGAGATATTGTACCAAGAGTTGATATAACTCCTCAAATAACCGATGCTTTAATTAGTGAACTTTCAGATAAAGATTGGAAA gtTCGTTCTGATGCTTTAACCAAACtgcaaaatattgttaatgaagctaaatttataacaagtgAATTAGGAGAAGCTAGAAAAGCTTTACAAGACAG AATAAGCGATTCAAATGCTCGTCTTGGTTCAAATGCAATTAACTTGGTAGAATCAATTTCAAAAGCCATGGGatcttcttttaaaaattatataaaaggtTATTTACCTGGTGTTTTAAATGCATTGGGTGACCCAAAG acTTTTAAATGTCAAAGTGCTCGTCAATGTATGAATACATGGGCAGATGTGTGTGGATATCGTGAATTTTTTGGCGGTGATATACTTTTGGacgctttaaaaaataattcagtaaCTTTACGTTCAGAGTTATGGACCTGGCTTGCAGAAAAGTTACCACTCA TCCCTTCTAAGTCAATTCCAGCTGATGAGTTGAAGTGTTTGCTTTTGGTCCTTTATACAAGTCTTGAAGATAGAAATGCAAGTGTTCGTAGTGCTTCTGAAAAGGCTGTACTTGGATTTATGATGCACTTAGGTTATGCTTCTATGTATGGAGCATGTGAAAAATTaaag CCCATGTCTGTCAAGTTTTGTAGAGAAAAATTAGACAAAGAAAGACCAAATTTACCTGTTGTACCAATTGAAAAGCCTAAGGTTGTAAAGTCTGGTATTCCCGCTGGCTCTTCAGTTAAATCAGGAGGATCAAAAATACCCCCTCCTAAAGCTGCTGCTAAAGCTAACAAA GAAAATGTCATTCCCCGAGTAAGTACAGCTACTGGAAAAAAGAAAGAAGAAATAGATAATGGTCCATTGTTCCTACGCAATAACTTAAAGCATCAACGTGATATTGATGaacacaaattaaaa TCATTAAAATGGAATTTTACAACTCCTCGAGAAGAGTTTGTTGAACAACTTCGAGAGCAAATGTTAACTGCTGGTATTAACAAGGTGTTGATTACAAACATGTTTCATTCAGATTTTAGATATCATCTTAAAGCAATTGAGACTCTTTCagag gatTTGAATACAGCAGATGATGGCAATGGAGCATTAATTAGTAATCTTGATCTAATATTGAAATGGATGACTTTAAGATTCTTTGATACCAATCCATCAGTACTTTTAAAAGGTCTTGATTATTTACAACACATATTTGACATCTTAATGGCCCAAAAATACACTCTTCATGATACTGAAGCATCAAGTTTTGTGCCATATTTAGTAACAAAA TTGGGTGATCCTAAAGATACTGTGAGAAGCAATGTCCGTgccatattaaaacaaattgcaTTCATATTtccaaatacaaaaatgtttcaatacaTTATGGATGGTGTTAAATCGAAGAACTCAAGACAGCGGTCag agTGTTTAGAACACTTGGCAACCATGATAGAAGATTATGGTACTTCAATTTGCCAACCTAGTGTTGCAGCTGCTTGTAAAGAAATTGCAAAAAGTATTGGAGACAGAGATAATTCTGTCCGAACAGCTGCATTAAATTGCTTTGTTGCTGCATTCTTTTTGCACGGAGAagcactttttaaatttgttggcAAT atATCTGAAAAAGATATGGGTCTTCTCAGAGAACGATTAAAAAGAGCATCGAAGAATCGAGCTGTGCCAGTTGCTACTGTTCAGCCAACTATCAAAATGGTTATACCTCCTGTTCAACGAGTTCCTGAAACTGAGGACATCGTTGACGATGAATATAATTCTGACGAAGAAGAACACAATACTACATTTAACGTTTCACAAGAGTCTAACCATACATCTAGTCCTCAAAGATATTCAAATGATTCACCTTCTAGATCTGCTAGTACTCTATCATACAGAACAGGAAGCATTCCTACTACCATAGAACATTCGTCTGCATTACGAATGGGACTTAG acgACCTGTTAGTGAAGTCTATGATGAACCTCAAGTGACACGTTATGGTCTTGatgaaaagtttattaaagAACTGGAGGCAGAAGAAATTTCAAGACcagagttaaaattaaaatcatataattggAATACAGATCAGGATGAAGTGAAATTCAGAAAAATAGTTCAAGATCATACTCA atCTTTACCTGATAATATATCATCATCTAAACCATGTGTAAATGTAAGTCCGTACAGTACTGCAACTATTACAAAAAGTCCTAAAACACCACCAGCGCCTACACCTGATCCTATTCAGCAGTTAATAAATCAAGTTACATCACAAAATATAGAGATTTCAAAAACTGCTCTAACAAGTCTCGATAAAATGCTTTTGAGACCTGAc ATGAGATCAAAGTTTTTAGAAGGAGGAAAAGTATTATCACTATTTTATGCAATCATTAAACAATTTGATATCTTATCTGAATCTCATGACATTGACGTCACTGTTgggtataagaatatatttaatatatgtttgaat ctgTACAAATATCAAGAATTTACCCTGATACTGAATGAACAAATTGTGCGTGATttactttcaaaattattgtacttactAAGTATGAAAGGGCCAGAGAATAGTACAGATACTCAACTTTTTGGACGATGTGTTAACAGTCTCATTATGAATGTTTTGGAACGATCTGCTCATACACCAGTTACATG TGCTTTGTTGGCAATGCTTTATGACACAGTTAAGTGTCCTCAAAACTCGTCCAATCATTATAAAGAATTGGTAATGAAATGTATATGGAAAATAGTTAAAGATTTTCAAGAATGGGGCGATGAACTATGTTACGAAAGAGTGCTTGCACACATACACAGATTCTTAAAG gaGTTTGATTCAAAGCACTGGAAAAAACAACCTTCTGACACCCCACTAAGAACATGTAAAACTGTTCTTCACACAATGGTAAAAATACGCAGTGATAAAGTATTGGAAAGTTTAGCTAGTCCAGAATTCCCTAAAGATTCAGAAATGGTTGTTTACATACATAAACTTTTAAGG cATTTGAACAGCGAACCTAGACCTGAAAGTAGTAAACGAAAACATCGAACACCATACGACGAACTATCTGATATATTCCAACTAATAGGTCAACATGAAAACACCGACGAA ggcATACAACAGTtgcatagatttaaaataaagcatCCAAATATTGACATAGAACCACATATTTCTAagactacaaaatattttcaagattATATTCACCGTAAACTGTCAGCAATTgaagacaatttaaaaagCTGTTTAGTTGAACCcaatg gAAATAACgacaatttaaaaccaatcACATCTATGCCCATGCGCAAACCTGAATCTGCCGCTGCAAGTGAAGCTGATGGTTTCATGAAACGGTtgcaaatattgaaaatgaaagCATCCAGAGAAGAAGCGTACTGTGCATCAAATGGAGAATGTAACGGAAACAATCGACTGGAAGAGGACTCACAAGACGAAGATCTACCAATGCTCAACACAAGTCGTTCTCCCcgcaaataa
- the LOC126549071 gene encoding carboxypeptidase B-like: MVYIINELTHNRKFLPMYMKNIHFVLMPIVNPDGYTYSYENERLWRKNRVETSNNNCIGVDLNRNWNYDWYSINSDKNCCSENYQGTAPNSELEIKAIIQFIMKNLTKIKGFITFHSYGQAIVFPWAYTKDRLKEDYDKHQNTATLMSLKIFETTSNTYSVGPASTVLYEASGTSMDWMKGIANIKYVFTLELRDTGINGFNLPTSEIIPSGQEAFCAVSVLSNVIESDYQSKGTFCRSKKFLFIIMLKIFYLN; encoded by the exons AtggtttacataataaatgaattgACACATAATAGAAAGTTTTTACcaatgtatatgaaaaatatacattttgtcttGATGCCAATTGTAAATCCTGATGG gtacacaTATTCATATGAAAATGAAAGGCTGTGGAGAAAAAATCGTGTTGAAACatctaacaataattgtataggaGTAGATTTGAACCGTAATTGGAATTATGATTGGTACAGTATAAACTCAGATAAAAACTGTTGCTCAGAAAATTATCAAGGAACAGCTCCAAATTcagaattagaaataaaagcAATCATTcagtttattatgaaaaatttaactaaaataaag GGGTTTATAACATTCCATTCATACGGGCAAGCTATTGTATTTCCTTGGGCATATACTAAAGATCGTTTAAAAGAAGACTATGATAAACATCAAAACACAGCTACATTAAtgtcgttaaaaatatttgaaacaacTTCAAACACCTATTCTGTTGGTCCAGCAAGTACAGTGTTATATGAAGCATCAG GCACATCAATGGATTGGATGAAAGGTAtagcaaatataaaatatgtttttacattGGAATTAAGAGATACTGGTATCAATGGTTTTAATTTGCCTACAAGTGAAATAATTCCATCTGGTCAAGAAGCATTTTGTGCTGTTTCTGTATTATCTAATGTCATTGAATCTGATTACCAATCAAAAGGTACATTTTGTAGGTCtaagaaatttttgtttattataatgttaaaaatattttatttaaattaa
- the LOC114130493 gene encoding uncharacterized protein LOC114130493: MSDQVKYDKSWIINCFSKFSSNNKHTISISMTVGFLNHSLNVIADKINEFIYLTPETYVMHSTLHLGILSFDSCHPGKWVLSFSDESSAMDCIDTLRKNDIKVTDIQKLILERLHLEDVIIKTVTDVGFPHFVAEVENAIKTNMFDH, translated from the exons ATG tctGATCAAGTGAAATACGACAAATCTTGGATCATCAactgtttttcaaaatttagttCTAACAATAAACACACTATCTCCATATCAATGACAGTAGGTTTTCTGAACCACTCGCTGAACGTCATtgcagataaaataaatgaattcatTTACCTCACGCCTGAAACATATGTCATGCACTCAACACTTCATTTAGgaattttatcatttgattCATGTCATCCTGGCAAATGGGTTTTAAGCTTTAGCGATGAATCATCTGCAATGGATTGCATTGATACATTGAGGAAAAATGACATTAAAGTGACAGACAttcagaaattaatattagaaagATTGCACTTGGAAGATGTTATAATCAAAACAGTCACTGATGTAGGTTTCCCACATTTTGTAGCTGAAGTAGAAAATgccataaaaacaaatatgtttgatcattaa
- the LOC114130506 gene encoding cell cycle checkpoint protein RAD1-like — MEIDGNDSLEEKYLLVAKADNVKHISSLLKAVNFKDVGVCFATEHGLKIVVEDSKCVQANTFIGSEIFQEYHLNDDTVAFRIDLNTLIECLTVFDGCSTNPSSTTALKLTYKEYGSPVKLLLEEGGIITDCSLRTMEVFDILDFSIPAESTTSKIILRSSDFKDILSDIDGTSDYVEFTFSEEPQYFKILTSGIAGKCSVEIPSKSEIMEQFVCSTTITVKYKYKQIKPFLKCMNISQKTLIRTNEEGLLCCQFMVQVDSHTCYLEYFCTPIIDED; from the exons atggaaATTGATGGTAATGATTCACTTGAAGAGAAATATCTTTTAGTTGCTAAAGCTGACAATGTTAAACACATTTCGTCTTTATTGAAGGCAGTTAATTTCAAAGAC GTTGGTGTATGTTTTGCAACTGAACatggtttaaaaattgtgGTGGAAGATTCTAAATGTGTACAAGCAAACACTTTTATAGGCAgtgaaatatttcaa GAATATCACCTTAATGATGATACGGTTGCATTTCGTATAGACCTCAATACTTTAATTGAGTGTCTGACAGTATTCGATGGCTGTTCAACTAACCCTAGTTCCACAACTGCTTTAAAATTGACATACAAAGAATATGGTTCTCCGgtgaaattatt ATTAGAAGAAGGAGGTATTATTACTGACTGTTCATTAAGAACAATGGAAGTGTTTGATATCCTGGACTTCAGTATACCGGCAGAATCGACTaccagtaaaattatattaagatcCTCAGATTTTAAAGATATTCTCAGTGACATAGATGGCACTTCTGATTATGTTGAATTTACATTTTCTGAAGAGCcacagtattttaaaattttaacctcTGGAATCGCAGGAAAATGTAGT gtTGAGATTCCGTCTAAGAGTGAAATAATGGAGCAGTTTGTTTGCAGTACAACAAttactgttaaatataaatataaacagattaaaccttttttaaaatgtatgaacatATCACAAAAAACATTGATACGGACAAATGAGGAAGGACTATTGTGTTGTCAATTCATGGTACAAGTAGACAGCCATACTTGTTATctagaatatttt TGTACACCGATTATTGATGAAGACTGA